Below is a genomic region from Sporichthyaceae bacterium.
CCTGCAAACCGGGTTGCGCGCATCAGAACTCACCGGACTGCGCAACCAAGACGTCGAGCTAGGCACCGGTGCTCACGTCCAGTGCTGGGGCAAGGGCAGGAAACAACGCTGCACGCCGCTGTCCAAGCAAACCGTCGCCGTGCTGCGGGCCTGGATGCGTGAACGCCAAGGCCAGCCCGGCGACCCCCTGTTCCCGACCCGCCGAGGCACGCCGCTCACCCGGGCCGCGATGACCTGCCTTGCCTCCAAACACGCCACCACCGCACAGCGACGATGCCCGTCCCTGCGCACCAAACGCGCAACTGCACACGTCCTCAGGCATTCCTGCGCCATGTCACTACTGCAATCCGGGGCTGACACCAGCGTGATTGCCCTATGGCTCGGACACGAACGGGCCGAAACCACCGCTCGGATCTACCTGCACGCCGACATGTCCATCAAAGAACGCGCCCTGGCCCGCACCACGCCGGTGAACACCAAACCCGGCCGCTACCGACCCACCGACCAGTTGTTGACCTTCCTCGACAACCTCTGATTATGCCGCCCACGAACGCCCAAACACGCAGACCAGGCCGCGACCCGCCAGTACGCCAAGCCATAACGAGGGGCTGCGCATAGTGGCGCTACCACCCGTTTTTCACCAACAACGACGAGCCGACCGCGCAGGCCGACATCACCCACCGCCGGCACGCGATCATCGAAACCGTCTTCGCCGACCTGATCGACGGCCCGCTCGCCCACCTGCCTTCGGGCCGGTTCGCCGCCAACAGCGCGTGGGCCATCTGCGCCGCGATCTGCCACAACCTGCTCCGCGCCGCAGGCACCCTCGCTGGTCACCGGCACGCCCTCGCCCGCGGCGCCACCCTGCGCCGGCACCTGGTCGTGGTCCCGGCCCGGATCGCCCGGCCACAACGCCGCCGGACGCTGCACCTGCCCGCGCACTGGCCCTGGGCCAGCGACTGGGTCGCGCTCTGGCACGCCGTGTTCGGCACTGGCCCACCCGCCGCGGCCTGACCGTCCACCGCCGCACAGGCCGGACCGGAGAACCAGACCGTGGAGAAGCTGGGCAGACCAGCAGCACAGACACGCGCAAAACACCGAAGATCAACTACAGGGCCGCAAGATCAGTTGGTCAGCCGGTCCACGGATCGAGGCTTAGTGGCTATCGCTTGCGCCACTGGGCGCCAGCTGGGGGAAGTAGTGGAACGCGACGTCCCTGATGACTTCGACGATGAGCTGGGGCGTGAGTT
It encodes:
- a CDS encoding tyrosine-type recombinase/integrase — translated: MSTLAPTLEAYFTERLIGQRHASPNTIAAYRDAWRLLLRFVCARTGKQPCRLDLADLDAPLIAAFLDHLEADRHNSARTRNARLAALRSFFSFAAFRHPEHGALIARVLAIPSKRCDRAEVTYLDQTEADAVLAAPDRRTWTGRRDHALLDVALQTGLRASELTGLRNQDVELGTGAHVQCWGKGRKQRCTPLSKQTVAVLRAWMRERQGQPGDPLFPTRRGTPLTRAAMTCLASKHATTAQRRCPSLRTKRATAHVLRHSCAMSLLQSGADTSVIALWLGHERAETTARIYLHADMSIKERALARTTPVNTKPGRYRPTDQLLTFLDNL